In Candidatus Glassbacteria bacterium, a single window of DNA contains:
- the rsmI gene encoding 16S rRNA (cytidine(1402)-2'-O)-methyltransferase: protein MTDDFTVKPGCLYVVATPLGNLNDITFRAVEILRAVDIIACEDTRHSRKLFSRHGISAKLISYHQHNERTAAARICGLVAEGRTVALVTDAGTPGISDPGYRLARLAAESDITVVPVPGPSALTAALSAAGLPTDSFYFAGFLPPRQKATEDTFHALKEIEATLVFFCPARRVAGVLETAASILGERRAAVCREMTKIYEEIARGSLASLAVEYAEREEGVRGEVVLVVEGKQGGDARLDMQEVEERLSKMLESVEDAAGLGARQLAAMAAEKLGVRRNRLYPLVCAWLNEHGAAPQ, encoded by the coding sequence ATGACGGACGACTTCACGGTCAAACCGGGTTGCCTCTACGTGGTGGCCACGCCGCTGGGCAACCTGAATGATATCACGTTCCGCGCCGTGGAAATCCTGCGGGCAGTCGATATTATCGCCTGCGAGGACACGCGCCACAGCCGCAAGCTTTTTTCCCGCCATGGTATCAGCGCGAAACTGATCAGTTATCACCAACACAACGAGCGCACCGCGGCCGCCAGGATTTGCGGCCTGGTTGCCGAGGGCAGGACAGTAGCGCTTGTCACCGATGCCGGCACTCCCGGTATCAGCGACCCCGGCTACCGTCTGGCCCGTCTGGCAGCAGAAAGTGATATCACCGTTGTCCCGGTTCCCGGCCCGTCGGCCCTGACCGCCGCTCTCAGCGCGGCCGGTCTGCCCACGGACAGTTTCTATTTCGCAGGTTTCCTTCCGCCAAGGCAGAAAGCCACCGAGGATACTTTCCACGCTCTGAAAGAAATCGAAGCCACCCTGGTGTTTTTCTGCCCGGCCAGACGAGTAGCCGGCGTGCTGGAAACCGCAGCCTCGATTCTGGGTGAGCGCCGGGCAGCGGTCTGCCGGGAGATGACCAAGATTTACGAGGAGATCGCACGGGGGAGTCTGGCGAGTCTGGCTGTCGAATATGCGGAGCGTGAAGAGGGCGTGCGCGGAGAGGTGGTGCTGGTTGTGGAAGGTAAACAGGGCGGAGACGCGCGGCTTGACATGCAAGAGGTGGAGGAGCGGTTGTCGAAAATGCTGGAGTCAGTGGAGGATGCGGCAGGACTGGGTGCCAGACAGCTTGCCGCGATGGCGGCGGAAAAGCTCGGTGTGCGGCGTAACAGACTCTATCCGCTTGTCTGCGCCTGGCTGAACGAACATGGCGCGGCGCCTCAGTAA
- a CDS encoding YlbF family regulator, which yields MDIESAAKDLGKLIAQTPEYKYYTAATREVDDDKETLESMRKLKEMEEKVVKAQHDGQEIDEETRKEYTETMQEVQGKPKIQALISGQENYMKLMNSVNNRISEGIQEGAQSRIITNF from the coding sequence ATGGATATCGAGAGCGCAGCCAAAGACCTGGGAAAGCTGATTGCCCAGACACCTGAATATAAATATTACACTGCGGCTACCAGGGAAGTGGACGACGACAAGGAAACACTCGAGTCGATGCGCAAGCTCAAGGAAATGGAGGAGAAGGTAGTAAAGGCCCAGCACGACGGCCAGGAAATAGACGAGGAGACTCGCAAGGAATACACCGAAACGATGCAGGAAGTGCAGGGCAAGCCCAAGATCCAGGCGCTGATCTCCGGCCAGGAAAACTACATGAAGCTGATGAACAGTGTGAACAACCGGATCAGCGAGGGGATACAGGAAGGCGCCCAGAGCCGGATAATCACTAACTTCTGA
- a CDS encoding sigma-54-dependent Fis family transcriptional regulator: protein MQLQDYKLLVTDNDQEAASRVLGTLSSRGMHVRKISRLPRIDNLSGEDDVVIVIITGGLHEKSTISFLESIKYAPASVGVICLAEPTEPKTLAWFDSLGVDEVFEKPVSGEDIAQATSRLLDRNRLVGSIGIIGRTPPMREVIERVAQYSQVNSMVLISGDSGTGKELVAQALHRLSARRHQQFIAVNCGAIAEGVLESELFGHEKGSFTGASSLRKGYFEIADGGTIFLDEVGEMPLGVQVKLLRVLEEKEFMRVGGSNRIRVNVRVLAATNKDLELEVERGAFRRDLYYRLKVLSVVIPPLRERREDIPLLFNSFIKQFSRENDKTFAGIDPEALEILKNYDWPGNVRELRNLAESMVVLSLGNRIRPHDIPEQIFRRGDPGRLLPIPYGLETEQRGGREAMELGLLYQAIIGMQKELRELKRIIAGDRENVSRPTYAAAGRPETPAAYDSGGGEDPHDISALGSVRFEEGEEQPAAAGARSMREVEKRAIARALEEVDGNRRKAAGLLGIGERTLYRKIGEYGLK, encoded by the coding sequence ATGCAGCTTCAGGACTACAAACTACTGGTTACCGACAACGACCAGGAAGCCGCCTCGCGGGTGCTGGGCACGCTCAGCTCGCGCGGGATGCACGTCCGCAAGATAAGCAGGCTGCCCCGGATCGACAATCTTTCCGGGGAAGACGACGTCGTGATCGTGATAATCACCGGCGGCCTGCATGAGAAATCGACCATCAGTTTCCTGGAGTCGATAAAATACGCCCCGGCCAGCGTGGGAGTGATCTGCCTGGCCGAACCGACCGAGCCGAAAACCCTGGCCTGGTTCGATTCACTGGGAGTGGACGAGGTGTTCGAGAAACCGGTCAGCGGCGAGGATATCGCCCAGGCCACCTCGCGCCTGCTCGACCGCAACCGCCTGGTGGGCAGTATCGGCATCATCGGCCGCACGCCCCCGATGCGCGAGGTGATCGAACGGGTGGCCCAGTACAGCCAGGTCAACAGCATGGTGCTGATCAGCGGCGACAGCGGCACCGGCAAGGAACTGGTCGCCCAGGCCCTGCACAGGCTGAGCGCCCGGCGGCACCAGCAGTTTATCGCGGTCAACTGCGGGGCGATTGCCGAGGGCGTGCTGGAAAGCGAGCTGTTCGGCCACGAGAAAGGCTCGTTCACCGGGGCCTCCAGCCTGCGCAAGGGGTATTTCGAGATCGCCGACGGGGGAACGATATTCCTCGACGAGGTCGGCGAGATGCCGCTTGGCGTGCAGGTCAAACTGCTACGCGTGCTGGAGGAGAAAGAATTCATGCGCGTGGGCGGCAGCAACCGGATCAGGGTCAACGTCCGCGTACTGGCGGCAACCAACAAGGACCTGGAACTGGAGGTGGAGCGCGGGGCGTTCCGCCGCGACCTCTACTACCGGCTCAAAGTGCTCTCGGTCGTCATCCCTCCCCTGCGCGAGCGGCGCGAGGATATTCCCCTGCTGTTTAACTCTTTCATCAAACAATTCTCGCGGGAAAACGATAAAACCTTCGCCGGGATCGACCCCGAGGCCCTGGAGATCCTGAAAAATTACGACTGGCCGGGCAATGTCCGCGAGCTGCGCAACCTGGCCGAGAGCATGGTGGTCTTAAGCCTGGGCAACAGGATCAGGCCCCACGATATCCCGGAGCAGATTTTCCGCCGCGGCGATCCCGGGCGGCTGCTGCCGATCCCCTACGGCCTGGAAACCGAACAGCGCGGCGGGCGCGAGGCCATGGAGCTGGGCCTGCTCTACCAGGCGATTATCGGCATGCAGAAAGAACTGCGGGAGCTTAAACGGATAATCGCCGGGGACAGGGAGAATGTCTCCAGGCCAACCTACGCCGCCGCCGGCCGCCCGGAGACTCCGGCTGCGTACGATAGCGGCGGCGGCGAGGACCCGCACGACATCTCGGCCCTGGGCAGCGTGCGTTTCGAGGAGGGCGAGGAACAGCCGGCCGCCGCGGGCGCGCGGAGCATGCGCGAGGTGGAGAAACGGGCGATTGCGCGGGCGCTGGAGGAGGTGGACGGCAACCGCCGCAAGGCCGCCGGACTGCTGGGGATCGGGGAAAGGACGCTGTACAGGAAAATTGGGGAATATGGGTTGAAGTGA
- a CDS encoding two pore domain potassium channel family protein yields MKDDLYKLWPDAQQLLDKGNWRLALIHWAIVIEKMISKNSFKAKYAKYTREIVKIAKKDCGDDEVVARTACQDILIGAVTNLVNTGRAGKRLPKLTNYFACEHERKIFWLNSDYKEWILQWAYWAFAGRLATHGGLARLFIVFGFLSATIFSFFYIGGLEWTDRSSTDPILWYHYFYFSGLTLTTLGYGDLHPIPSSMFHCFISIIEAVVGYLLLGLMVSGFIQFNTMPSWPHKEDINDKIKTYLNLWDIEQSLINSDENPKMNIESIPLTEREIEIIEDLRAEYGELSDEFCTSIGALFRQTRILLTAVAERADNGLFESHLALLGILNRAHELLQGGIQQVTCSNRHVWGACFRGLIETYGAIAWVNEKPSSLPSLIQNEGTSIGKLLAVAYKRINGLKKSYKSLSSLVHPQSKSLLLGMIPLSGAQMHAFFAVPAPSLSENEVKSGLEDLVGICVLIHEEIQALIDLHPEVINSGKLVGRIEWKGKPPDSSEK; encoded by the coding sequence ATGAAGGATGATCTCTACAAACTATGGCCCGATGCTCAACAATTACTTGATAAAGGAAATTGGCGTTTAGCTTTAATTCATTGGGCTATCGTAATCGAAAAAATGATTTCAAAAAATTCCTTTAAAGCAAAATATGCGAAGTATACGCGGGAAATTGTGAAAATTGCAAAAAAAGATTGTGGTGATGATGAAGTAGTAGCGCGTACTGCATGCCAAGACATTCTGATAGGTGCTGTTACCAATTTAGTGAATACAGGAAGGGCCGGTAAAAGACTTCCAAAGTTAACAAACTATTTTGCCTGTGAGCACGAAAGAAAAATATTTTGGCTTAATAGTGATTATAAAGAGTGGATATTACAATGGGCATATTGGGCTTTTGCTGGACGACTGGCAACTCATGGCGGATTGGCAAGGCTGTTTATTGTTTTTGGATTTCTATCTGCAACTATCTTTTCCTTTTTCTATATTGGCGGCTTGGAATGGACTGATCGTAGCAGTACCGACCCTATTCTTTGGTACCACTATTTTTACTTCAGCGGTCTGACTCTTACTACACTAGGATATGGTGACCTTCACCCTATTCCCTCAAGTATGTTCCATTGCTTCATTTCTATAATTGAAGCAGTGGTTGGATATCTTCTCCTTGGCCTTATGGTATCTGGTTTTATCCAATTCAACACTATGCCTTCCTGGCCGCACAAAGAAGATATTAATGATAAAATCAAAACTTACTTAAACTTATGGGATATAGAGCAATCCCTCATTAATTCAGATGAAAATCCAAAAATGAATATTGAATCTATCCCTTTGACAGAGCGGGAAATCGAAATAATTGAGGATTTGCGCGCGGAGTATGGCGAACTTTCTGATGAGTTCTGTACATCTATCGGGGCACTATTTCGTCAGACGCGTATACTCTTAACTGCGGTCGCCGAAAGAGCCGATAATGGACTTTTTGAGAGTCATTTAGCACTTTTAGGTATTCTGAACCGTGCGCATGAGTTGCTACAAGGTGGGATTCAACAAGTTACATGTTCAAACAGGCATGTTTGGGGGGCATGTTTCCGAGGCTTGATTGAGACTTACGGCGCTATAGCGTGGGTCAACGAAAAACCATCCAGTCTGCCAAGTCTTATTCAAAATGAAGGGACTAGTATAGGCAAGTTATTGGCTGTCGCATACAAAAGAATAAATGGTCTCAAGAAGAGCTATAAAAGTCTCAGCAGTTTGGTACATCCTCAAAGTAAATCTCTCTTACTGGGAATGATACCGTTAAGTGGTGCTCAGATGCATGCTTTTTTCGCTGTACCTGCACCAAGCCTATCTGAAAACGAAGTGAAATCGGGTCTAGAGGATTTGGTTGGTATTTGTGTACTCATTCATGAAGAAATACAAGCGCTGATCGACTTACATCCGGAGGTAATCAATAGCGGAAAACTTGTAGGGAGAATTGAGTGGAAAGGCAAACCTCCTGATTCGTCAGAAAAATAA
- a CDS encoding 6-phosphofructokinase translates to MGSAYKGRAVIGQSGGPTNVINQSLIGAVLEASKYAEITDFYGALNGVEGILTENFISLRAESLDNLELVTRTPSSALRSVRKKVTKDECHVIFDNFRKHGVRYFFYIGGNDSAETAHIINEFAKDAQYEFHAFHIPKTIDNDLKETDHCPGFGSAGRFVAMAYQGINLDNLSLPGVYIGVVMGRHAGFLTAASVLGKNGRDDGPHLVYLPEIPFDTEAFVADIEKVYRKYGRCVVAVSEGVHDEKGMPIIQKLVRNVEKDSHGNVQLSGTGALGDSLVGLVRGKMKIKRVRCDTFGYLQRCFPTIVSETDAAEARRVGEEAVRAAVNGRYEGSIAIKRLGNEPYEVDYEVVDINKVAKNTITMPREYIEGTNGVSQKFIDYALPLVGELPVMGRLHNVSIVKGK, encoded by the coding sequence ATGGGCAGCGCATACAAGGGAAGGGCCGTGATCGGGCAGTCGGGAGGACCGACCAACGTAATCAACCAGAGTCTGATCGGCGCGGTGCTCGAGGCGAGCAAATATGCGGAGATTACGGATTTCTACGGCGCGCTTAACGGCGTGGAAGGCATCCTCACGGAGAATTTCATCAGCCTGCGGGCCGAGAGCCTGGATAACCTCGAACTGGTCACCCGCACTCCCTCGAGCGCCCTGCGCAGCGTGCGCAAGAAAGTGACCAAGGACGAGTGCCACGTCATTTTCGACAACTTCCGCAAGCACGGCGTGCGCTATTTCTTCTATATCGGCGGCAACGACAGCGCCGAGACCGCGCATATCATCAACGAGTTCGCCAAGGACGCCCAGTACGAGTTCCACGCGTTCCATATCCCGAAAACGATCGACAACGACCTCAAGGAAACGGACCACTGTCCGGGCTTCGGCTCGGCGGGACGGTTCGTGGCGATGGCCTACCAGGGGATCAACCTCGATAACCTCAGCCTGCCGGGCGTGTATATCGGCGTGGTGATGGGCCGTCACGCGGGCTTCCTCACCGCCGCCAGCGTGCTGGGCAAGAACGGCAGGGACGACGGGCCGCACCTGGTCTACCTGCCCGAGATCCCTTTCGACACCGAGGCCTTTGTCGCCGATATCGAGAAGGTGTACAGGAAGTACGGCCGCTGTGTGGTGGCGGTCAGCGAGGGGGTCCACGACGAGAAAGGCATGCCGATTATCCAGAAGCTGGTCCGGAATGTCGAGAAAGACTCTCACGGCAATGTCCAGCTCTCCGGCACCGGCGCGCTGGGCGACTCGCTGGTCGGGCTGGTCAGGGGCAAGATGAAGATCAAGCGGGTGCGCTGCGACACGTTCGGTTATCTCCAGCGCTGCTTCCCGACAATCGTCTCCGAGACCGACGCCGCCGAGGCGCGCAGGGTGGGCGAGGAGGCTGTCCGCGCCGCGGTCAACGGCCGCTACGAGGGCAGTATCGCGATCAAGCGCCTCGGCAACGAACCCTACGAGGTGGATTACGAAGTGGTGGACATCAACAAGGTGGCCAAGAACACGATCACCATGCCCAGGGAGTATATCGAGGGGACCAACGGGGTTTCGCAGAAGTTTATCGACTACGCCCTGCCGCTGGTGGGCGAGCTGCCGGTCATGGGCCGCCTGCACAACGTGAGTATTGTCAAGGGAAAGTAA
- a CDS encoding ATP-dependent 6-phosphofructokinase, with protein MLNSKDLEVARLGPCKYESPLNLSVEPGDGLPDYVPEDARIPYQVSITTGQEKGEGLYFEKAGPRAKLFFPPRMATAAIVTCGGLSPGLNNVIQSIYLELFYRYNVKRVLGVRYGLAGFDPDNAQLPVEMTPDYVDGVQKMGGSVLGCSRGEVSPEVIADRLEEWGVDILFAIGGDGTLRASHEVAVCALERGLKLAVIGVPKTIDNDILYVYKTFGFETAVDEAARVLNCAHNEAIGAPNGIGLVKLMGRDSGFIACFATLASMVVNFTLIPEVQFDLEGERGILTMLRDRLKKRGHAVIAVAEGAGLEHCDGELAYDESGNIKYSTMSKDIGMFLRDKIKDWFDGQGEKINIKYIDPSYLIRSVPANSSDSLFCNDLGRAAVHAAMTGRTDMVVGLWHNVLTHVPLTTVTSGKKKVSPDSMLWLAVTEATGQPVRFRE; from the coding sequence ATGTTGAACAGCAAGGACCTCGAGGTCGCCAGGCTCGGGCCGTGCAAATACGAGTCGCCGCTCAATCTGTCGGTCGAGCCGGGGGACGGGCTGCCGGACTACGTGCCCGAGGATGCAAGAATACCCTACCAGGTATCGATTACCACCGGCCAAGAGAAGGGCGAGGGCCTGTATTTCGAGAAAGCCGGGCCGCGGGCCAAACTGTTTTTCCCGCCCCGGATGGCGACCGCGGCGATTGTCACCTGCGGCGGCCTCAGTCCGGGCTTGAACAACGTCATCCAGTCGATCTACCTCGAGTTGTTCTACCGCTACAACGTCAAACGGGTGCTGGGAGTGCGCTACGGCCTGGCCGGGTTCGATCCGGACAACGCTCAACTGCCCGTGGAGATGACTCCGGACTACGTGGACGGGGTCCAGAAGATGGGCGGCTCGGTGCTGGGCTGCTCACGGGGCGAAGTTTCGCCGGAAGTCATTGCCGACAGGCTCGAGGAATGGGGTGTCGACATCCTGTTCGCCATCGGCGGCGACGGCACGCTGAGGGCCTCCCACGAAGTGGCCGTCTGCGCGCTGGAGCGCGGCCTCAAACTAGCGGTTATCGGCGTGCCCAAGACGATCGATAACGATATTCTCTATGTCTACAAGACATTCGGCTTCGAGACCGCGGTCGACGAGGCCGCGCGGGTGCTCAACTGCGCACACAACGAGGCAATTGGCGCTCCGAACGGGATCGGGCTGGTCAAGCTGATGGGCCGCGACAGCGGATTTATCGCCTGTTTCGCCACCCTGGCCAGCATGGTGGTCAATTTCACCCTGATCCCGGAGGTGCAGTTCGACCTCGAGGGCGAGCGCGGAATCCTGACCATGCTGCGCGACAGGCTGAAAAAGCGCGGCCACGCGGTAATCGCGGTGGCGGAGGGAGCGGGCCTGGAGCATTGCGACGGCGAGCTGGCCTATGACGAGTCCGGCAATATCAAGTACTCGACCATGTCCAAGGATATCGGCATGTTCCTTCGCGACAAGATCAAGGACTGGTTCGACGGGCAGGGGGAGAAAATCAACATCAAATATATCGATCCCAGCTATCTGATCCGCTCCGTACCGGCCAACAGCAGCGACAGCTTGTTCTGCAACGATCTCGGCCGCGCGGCGGTTCATGCGGCGATGACCGGCCGGACGGACATGGTGGTGGGGCTGTGGCACAATGTGCTGACCCATGTCCCGCTCACCACGGTGACCTCGGGCAAGAAGAAGGTCAGCCCGGACAGCATGCTCTGGCTGGCGGTTACCGAGGCTACGGGTCAGCCGGTGCGCTTCCGCGAATGA
- a CDS encoding S8 family serine peptidase, which translates to MISSAKRCSLSKILAAAVLFAVAAFGPVIAAAPLKPEFEQALRAAPPDSAITVLVAPSLSFDLIDLENQLRRGRATRKERHRRVVETLKLESARSQATLINFLNTEHSKGKVKSYRPFWIANIVAVTTTASRVAELAARPDVWRVLENRRIYLNSVKVKSKAEPVSAAGDGTTLAEDGKIFNWALANMNVRPLWQRGLTGRGILVGNIDSGVDGTHPALAAKWRGANGATVTESWFDAIDGSTFPFDDNPITHGTGTMGCMVAQSGADTIGVVPDAQWIAAKAFDVNSGDPETVLRCMEWMADPDLDPATVDDVPDILNLSFADPASEGCSEYYWTALDNLKLLGVVPILAAGNYGAGSGAHGFKVAPPANSPNYFAVTSVDSLWQWASESMPGPSLCDPNVIKPDIVAPGHQIITTNGTQFSSLLYRNITGSSFACPLAAGVAALVRQANPELTPDEVYDILRSSATDLGVAGPDTLFGYGAINADSAVALAGSPTRPWLTITGIELAAGADGLVSPGEQIGVVLTLTNNGLSAGSVSATVTSNSIDVTVTSGAVSYGSISNGGSGNNASSPFALSFSQSIPLAEIRTFDVNLAIGEYSQILAFAIDVGGEPPTPVETFATHDINKAGLSITNYGTVGVDDNDGGGFVYPRTSALRPDHLFQGGLMIANSPNTVSDASYRDNGVINFNRDFNAVTGGNLEIFQPGGYADQEIHGVYADSNADVPLGVVVSQRSYGWAGSADEDFIIVEYSLAGAADSALKGLMVAQHIDWDVNSDNDNDFGAYERENALMYMFDGSSDYYVGNVLLTQGVGGARILNFYDDIADGFSGQEKWAAMISNPWKDTVSAAVGDYSQILSAGPVYLKPQQELVVAFAIVGGEGLDDLRANAAAARVKWAEVAAVRGLDTTPPSLAVTPMRNQAPERQNYQLLLSATDSVSSVEEVRVYWRDFSPQLTGWVWVTAGAVDDSGNMAALLPKRPEGTRVQYYVQAIDTQGNQAIRPEKVPDEYFSFYVGDTTRPLISSTALSGSPDGSGMLIIATVTDTDLGTVAAILLTGPQAADTLLMSPSGDDNSFSAVVSGLEPDAEVGYFVEATDTLGNFARYPADAPDELLQLVFRPVLAGDGDLNGKVDIFDLLAMLKVISGRQSPTDSERLAMDLDINGKVNIFDLLELLKLLKN; encoded by the coding sequence GTGATCAGTTCGGCGAAGCGCTGCAGTTTGAGCAAAATCCTCGCTGCGGCTGTTTTGTTTGCGGTTGCCGCTTTCGGCCCGGTAATCGCGGCGGCTCCGCTGAAACCGGAATTCGAGCAGGCACTTCGCGCCGCGCCCCCGGACTCGGCGATAACTGTCCTGGTGGCCCCATCTCTAAGTTTCGACCTGATCGATCTGGAAAACCAGCTTCGCCGCGGCAGGGCCACCCGCAAGGAGCGCCATCGCCGAGTAGTGGAAACGCTCAAGCTGGAATCCGCTCGTAGTCAGGCCACGTTGATTAATTTTCTCAATACCGAGCACAGCAAGGGCAAGGTAAAAAGTTACCGCCCATTCTGGATTGCAAATATTGTGGCCGTTACCACCACGGCCAGCCGTGTGGCCGAGCTGGCCGCCAGGCCCGATGTATGGCGCGTACTGGAAAACCGCCGGATTTACCTTAATTCGGTCAAGGTAAAGAGTAAGGCTGAACCGGTTTCAGCCGCTGGAGACGGGACAACCCTGGCCGAGGACGGGAAAATATTCAACTGGGCGCTGGCCAACATGAATGTCCGTCCCCTCTGGCAGCGGGGGCTGACCGGCCGGGGTATCCTGGTGGGAAATATCGACTCGGGGGTGGATGGGACCCACCCGGCGCTGGCCGCCAAGTGGCGCGGCGCCAACGGGGCAACTGTCACCGAGAGCTGGTTCGATGCGATTGACGGCAGCACTTTCCCATTCGATGACAATCCCATCACCCACGGAACCGGGACGATGGGGTGCATGGTTGCCCAGTCCGGCGCCGATACGATCGGTGTCGTACCCGACGCGCAATGGATAGCCGCCAAGGCGTTCGATGTGAATAGCGGTGATCCGGAAACGGTTCTGCGATGCATGGAATGGATGGCCGACCCCGACCTGGACCCGGCGACAGTTGATGATGTGCCGGATATCCTCAACCTGTCGTTCGCCGACCCTGCATCCGAGGGCTGCAGTGAATATTACTGGACAGCGCTGGATAACCTGAAGCTGCTCGGCGTCGTGCCGATCCTGGCGGCCGGGAATTATGGGGCAGGTTCCGGAGCACACGGATTCAAAGTCGCTCCGCCGGCCAACAGCCCGAACTATTTCGCGGTCACTTCGGTGGACAGCCTCTGGCAATGGGCGAGCGAAAGCATGCCCGGCCCCTCGCTCTGCGACCCCAACGTGATCAAGCCGGATATCGTCGCGCCGGGGCATCAAATTATTACTACTAATGGCACACAGTTCAGTTCTTTGCTTTACAGAAATATCACCGGTTCCTCGTTCGCCTGCCCGCTGGCCGCCGGCGTGGCCGCCCTGGTCCGCCAGGCCAACCCGGAGCTGACACCTGACGAGGTCTACGACATCCTGCGCAGCTCGGCCACCGATCTCGGGGTCGCCGGGCCGGACACCCTGTTCGGCTATGGCGCGATTAACGCCGACAGCGCGGTGGCACTGGCCGGCAGCCCCACTCGGCCCTGGCTGACGATCACCGGGATCGAGCTGGCAGCCGGAGCTGACGGCCTGGTGTCGCCGGGCGAGCAGATCGGCGTGGTGCTGACCCTGACCAACAACGGCCTGTCGGCGGGGTCCGTTTCAGCGACAGTGACGTCCAACAGCATCGATGTGACGGTTACCAGCGGCGCTGTGAGCTACGGCAGTATCTCCAACGGGGGAAGCGGTAATAACGCCTCCTCGCCGTTCGCGCTCTCGTTCTCGCAGAGCATTCCGCTGGCGGAAATCCGCACGTTCGATGTCAACCTCGCAATCGGTGAGTACTCGCAGATCCTGGCGTTCGCTATCGATGTGGGCGGGGAACCGCCGACGCCGGTGGAAACTTTCGCCACTCATGATATCAACAAGGCCGGTCTGAGTATCACTAATTACGGGACTGTCGGGGTAGATGACAACGATGGCGGCGGGTTTGTTTATCCCAGGACATCTGCTTTGCGGCCCGACCATCTGTTCCAGGGCGGACTGATGATTGCCAACAGTCCGAACACTGTCAGCGATGCCTCGTACAGGGATAACGGTGTTATAAATTTCAACCGCGACTTCAATGCTGTCACCGGCGGCAACCTGGAAATTTTCCAGCCCGGCGGCTACGCTGACCAGGAAATACACGGTGTCTATGCGGACAGTAATGCCGATGTTCCGCTGGGCGTTGTTGTCAGTCAGAGAAGTTACGGCTGGGCCGGCAGCGCGGATGAAGATTTCATAATTGTGGAATACAGTCTCGCCGGTGCGGCCGATTCCGCTTTAAAGGGACTGATGGTCGCCCAGCATATCGACTGGGATGTCAACAGCGACAATGATAACGATTTCGGCGCATATGAACGGGAAAATGCCCTGATGTACATGTTCGACGGGAGTTCGGATTATTACGTCGGCAACGTCCTGTTGACCCAGGGGGTCGGCGGAGCCAGGATTTTGAATTTCTATGATGATATCGCCGACGGTTTCAGCGGTCAGGAGAAATGGGCGGCGATGATCAGCAATCCGTGGAAGGATACGGTTTCCGCCGCCGTCGGAGATTACAGCCAGATTCTCAGCGCCGGGCCGGTTTATCTCAAGCCGCAGCAGGAACTGGTCGTTGCATTCGCGATTGTGGGCGGGGAGGGCCTGGACGATCTTCGCGCCAACGCCGCCGCGGCCCGCGTAAAATGGGCCGAGGTCGCAGCCGTCCGCGGGCTGGACACCACTCCGCCGTCGCTCGCGGTTACGCCCATGCGCAACCAGGCCCCCGAACGGCAGAACTACCAGTTGTTGCTCTCCGCCACCGACAGCGTTTCATCGGTGGAAGAGGTGCGGGTCTACTGGCGCGATTTTTCTCCCCAGCTCACCGGCTGGGTCTGGGTCACCGCCGGAGCGGTCGATGACAGCGGGAACATGGCCGCGCTGCTGCCCAAGCGCCCGGAGGGCACCAGGGTCCAGTACTACGTCCAGGCAATCGACACCCAGGGCAACCAGGCTATCCGCCCCGAGAAAGTACCCGATGAATATTTCAGTTTTTACGTCGGCGACACCACCCGTCCGCTGATCTCCTCGACCGCTCTGTCGGGCTCGCCCGACGGCAGCGGGATGCTGATCATCGCCACGGTTACCGATACGGACCTCGGTACGGTTGCGGCGATCCTGCTGACAGGCCCCCAGGCGGCCGATACGCTGCTGATGTCGCCTTCCGGGGATGACAACTCGTTCAGCGCGGTTGTGAGCGGCCTGGAGCCGGATGCGGAGGTGGGCTATTTTGTCGAGGCCACCGACACCCTGGGTAACTTCGCGCGCTACCCCGCGGATGCGCCGGATGAGTTGCTCCAGCTCGTTTTCCGTCCCGTGCTGGCCGGTGACGGCGACCTGAACGGCAAGGTGGATATTTTCGACCTGCTGGCAATGCTGAAAGTAATCAGCGGCAGGCAATCGCCAACCGACAGTGAGCGGCTGGCGATGGATCTGGATATCAACGGCAAGGTGAATATATTCGATCTGCTGGAACTGCTCAAACTGCTGAAGAACTAA